GCCGCAGGGCTGTTGAACGGCCTCGTCATCGCCTACGGACGCGTCGTGCCCTTCATCGCGACGCTCGCCATGCTCGTCGCCGCCCGCGGGTTCGCCGAGCTCATCTCGGACCGCCAGACCCAGATCGTCGACGTCCCGGGCTTCCTGAGCTTCTTCCGCAGGGACATCCTCGGGATGCCCGTCATCGTCTGGATGTTCCTGCTCGTCGCCGCGGCAGGCTGGTTCCTGCTGAACCGCACGACCTTCGGCCGCCGCACCATCGCTGTCGGCGGCAACCCAGAGGCCGCCCGGCTGGCCGGCATCAAGGTGAAGCGACACCTGGTGCTGGTGTACAGCCTCGCCGGACTCTGCGCAGGCATCGCGGCCGTGATGATGCTGAGCCGGACCACCTCCGGCTCCTCGGCCCACGGCTACCTCTACGAGCTGGACGCGATCGCCGCCGTCGTCGTCGGTGGCACGCTGCTGGCCGGCGGCCGCGGCACCATCTTCGGCACCGTCCTGGGCGTGCTGGTCTTCCAGGTCCTGACCAACGTCTTCGTCATCAACAACCTCGACTCCTCGGTCCAGGCGGTGGTCAAGGGAGCCATCATCGTCGGAGCCGTGCTGCTGCAGCAGCGCTTCTCCAGCCACAGCCGAACCTGACGACTCACCAGATCTCCCAAATCAACCCACTCGCACAGCTGAATCACCACTCATCAGGAGGAATCATGTCTCGCATCACCCCGCGCTACCTCTCGGCCGCCGCACTCGTCTCCGTCACGCTGCTGATCAGCGGCTGCCTCTCGAACGATCCCGAGGAGGTGGAGTCCGAGGACGACGGCGGGGCTGCCGCCGCCGTGCCTGCCGGTGAGAACTCCGAGCCAGGCGAAGACGTCGTCATCGGATTCTCCGGACCCGCCGCCGGACACGGCTGGATCGGTGCCATCACCGAAGGCGCCCAGGCCCAGGGCGACGAGTTCGAGGACGTGGATCTGCGTGTCTCCGAAGGCACCGATGACGTCAACCAGCAGATCAGCCAGATCGAACAGTTCATCAATGATGAAGTCGACGCCATCGTGGTCCTGCCCTTCGACGGCGCGGCGCTGACCGAGATCGCCATCGAGGCGATGGAGGCCGGCATTCCCGTGGTCAACGTCGACCGCGAATTCTCCAGCCCGTTCGCCGCCCGCACGACCATCCTCGGAGACAACTACGGCATGGGCGTCTCAGCCGGCGAATACATCTGTGAGCAGCTCGGTGACGATCCCGACGCCGTGGTCGCGGAGATCGCGGGCATCGACTCGCTGCCGCTGACTCAGGACCGCAGCGACGGGTTCGAAGAAGCCCTCAGCGACTGCGGGCTCGACGTCGACAACCGGGTCGCCGCCGACTTCACGGTCGCCGGCGGTGAGAGTGCCGCAGCCAACCTGCTGCAGGCAGCCCCGGAGATCGATGCCATCTGGAACCACGATGACGATCAGGGCGTCGGAGTCCTCGCCGCCATCGAGAATGCCGGCCGCGACGAGTTCTTCATGGTCGGAGGGGCCGGTTCGGCAAATATGATGCGCGAGATCGAATCCGGTGACTCCGTGGTCGAGGCCACCGTCGTCTACCCGGCGACGCAGGCCGCCGACGGCGTGCGACTGGCTCGTCTGCTCGCGCAGGACCGGGCCATGGGAGACCTGGTCCAGATCGAGGTTCCTCGGGAGATCCAACTCTTCGCCCCGGTCGTGACCGCCGACAACGTCGACCAGTATCTGCCCAACGCGTTCGAGTCCTGAGAGGGGCCATCATGGCAGAGCGAGCGAAGCCGCGCCTCGGCGTGGCCATGATCGGCCACGCCTTCATGGGACGCACCCACTCCCACGCCTGGCGGTCTGCACCACGGTTCTTCGACCTCCCGCTGGAGCCGGAGATGAAAGTCCTGGTGGGGCGTGACCAGCCCAGGGCCGAGGCCGCGGCCTCGACGCTGGGCTGGGCGGAGGTCTCCACGGACTGGCGAGCGGTGCTCGAGCGGGAGGACGTGCACCTGATCGACATCTGCACTCCGGGAGACACCCATGCCGAGATCGCCGAGGCAGCCCTCGACGCAGGAAAGCACGTCCTGGTCGAGAAACCGATGGCGAACTCGGTCGCGGAGGCCGAACGGATGCACGCCGCGGCCCAGCGCGCACGGCCGCAAGGTGTCCACGCCATGGTCGGCTTCACTTACCGCCGCGTGCCGGCCCTGCAGCTGGCACGCGAACTCATCCTCGAAGGCAGGATTGGTGAGGTCCGGCAGGTTCGCGCCCAGTACCTGCAGGACTGGCTCGCGGATGACGCGGTCCCACTGTCCTGGAGGCTGGACAAGGAACGTGCCGGGTCGGGCGCCCTGGGCGATATCGGGGCGCACATCGTGGATCTGACGTACTTCCTCACCGGCCAGCGCTTCGCCGGGGTCTCCGGACTGCTCGACACGATCGTGGCCGAGCGCCCGGTGGCCGAGCAGGCAGGTGCCGGACTCTCCAATGGCGTCGCCGGAGCAGAGCGGGGCCCGGTGACCGTCGACGACGCGGCGCTGGTCACCGGTCGGCTCGAATCAGGTGCCCCGGTGATCCTCGAAGCGTCCCGCTTCGCCTGGGGTCGCAAGAACGCGATGCGCATCGAGATCTCCGGATCCCGGGGAGCCCTCTGCTTCGACTTCGAGGAGATGAACGTCCTTCACCACTACGACGCCACCACCTCGGCTCGCACAGCGGGCTTCACCCGAATCCTTGCCACCGAACCGGACCACCCCTTCGTGGACGCCTGGTGGCCGCCCGGCCACGGCCTCGGCTACGAGCATGGGTTCACCCATCAGATCGTCGACCTGGTGCGGGCGATCGCGGCCGACGAGGACCCGCGGCCATCCTTCGAGGACGGCCTCCATGTCCAGCGTGTGCTGGATGCCATCACGCGCTCCAGCGGCGCAGCCAATCAGTGGACCGTAGTCCACGAATTCGAGCGGAGTTGAGAACATGACACGACCAGTCACGCTGTTCACCGGACAGTGGGCCGACCTGCCCTTCGAAGAAGTCGCCCGTCTCGCCGGAGAATGGGGCTACGACGGATTGGAGATCGCCTGCTGGGGAGACCACCTGGACCCCGCCCGGGCCGCGGAGGATGACGCCTATGTCCAGAACCGTCTGGACATCATGGAGAAGAACGGCCTGAAGGTCTACACCATCGCGAATCACCTCAAGGGCCAGGCCGTCTGTGACGATCCCATCGACGCCAGACACCGTGACATCCTGCCGGACCACATCTGGGGCGACGGTGATGCTGAAGGCGTGCGCCAGCGCGCGGCCGAGGAGTTGAAGCTGACCGCCCGCGCTGCGGCACGGCTGGGAGTCAAGACCGTCACGGGCTTCACCGGCTCCGCCATCTGGAAGTACGTGGCGATGTTCCCTCCGGTCTCCGAAGAGCTGGTGGAGGCCGGCTATCGGGACTTCGCCGACCGCTGGAATCCGATCCTCGACGTCTTCGACGAGGTCGGGGTGCGGTTTGCTCACGAGGTGCATCCCTCTGAGATCGCCTACGACTACTGGACGACCCAGCGCACCCTAGAGGCCATTGGGCACCGCGAGGCCTTCGGCCTAAACTGGGACCCCTCGCATATGGTCTGGCAGGATCTCGACCCGGTGGGCTTCCTCTGGGACTACCAGGACCGGATCTATCACGTGCACTGCAAGGACACGAAGAAGCGGCTCAACAACGGACGCAACGGGCGGATGGGATCCCACCTGGCGTGGGCCGATCCGCGGCGAGGCTGGGACTTCATCTCCACCGGGCGCGGAGACGTGCCCTGGGAGGACGCCTTCCGGATGCTCAACGCCATCGGGTACACCGGTCCGCTCTCCGTGGAGTGGGAGGACGCCGGCATGGACCGGCTCATCGGCGCACCTCAGGCCCTCGAGTTCGTCCGGGCCAACGCGTTCGACCCGTCTGAGGCAGCGTTCGACGCCGCCTTCTCCTCTCACTCCTGACTGAGGCGGGGACGTGCAGCTGCGCGGCAGATGAGCAAGAGTCCGGTACATGGACCATCATGAGGAGACCGAGAAGAAGATCTCACTGACAGGTTCTGTCGCGCTGGGCACCGGGGTGATGATCGGGGTGGGAAGCTTCGCCCTGATCGGCCAGGTCGCCGAGCTGGCCGGCGGGTGGGTCCCCTGGGCACTCCTCGCCGGCGCCGTCGTCGTCGGGTTCAGCTCGGACGCACCTTCGGCACCTACCTGCTGCGCCCCTTCGGGATGCAGGGCTCTGCGCTCCTAGTCCCGGTGTTGGCCGTGGCCGTCATCGCGGCGGCGGCGCTGGTGAACCTCGTGGGCAACAGGTGGGTGGAACGTTCTGCCACCGCCACGGCCGCAATCAAGATCATCGGCATCGCGGCGCTGGCGATCGCGGGTCTGCTGGCCGCAGGGGCCTCCTCGCTGGGCCAGCTGGTCTCCACCTCGCAGAGTGCCGCTCCTGAGCAGGGGTGGATGGGCTTCCTCGCCGGGATCACTCTGTGCATCCTGGCCTATAAGGGTTTCACCACGCTCACCAATCAGGGTGTCGATCTGAAAGCCCCGAAGCGCAATCTCGGGCGATCCATCGTCATCTCCATCGTGCTGTGCACGGTGTTGTATCTGCTGATCACGGTGGCCGTCACCAGCAGCCTGAGCGTCTCCGAGATCATCGAGGCCCGGGACTACGCGCTGGCCGAGGCCGCGGAACCACTGTTCGGCTCCTGGGGTGTGGGGCTGACGGTGCTCGTCGCGGTGGTGGCCACCGTCTCGGGACTCATTGCGAGCCTGTTCGCGGTCTCCAAACTCTACGACATGCTCCGCGACATGGGGCAGGTCCCCGGGCTGCCGGGCCGGC
The nucleotide sequence above comes from Nesterenkonia halotolerans. Encoded proteins:
- a CDS encoding ABC transporter permease; translated protein: MSETTATGAHTGADTPDRDPRPEKSKPKKAVPGSNLSLGHSLGLILALGALVVLGVITGGDRFLSVDNLMVILQQAAVIGVISIGVTFVITSGGIDLSVGSVMGLATIWASTLGTQAIATDVHWIIMVFTAMGVGAAAGLLNGLVIAYGRVVPFIATLAMLVAARGFAELISDRQTQIVDVPGFLSFFRRDILGMPVIVWMFLLVAAAGWFLLNRTTFGRRTIAVGGNPEAARLAGIKVKRHLVLVYSLAGLCAGIAAVMMLSRTTSGSSAHGYLYELDAIAAVVVGGTLLAGGRGTIFGTVLGVLVFQVLTNVFVINNLDSSVQAVVKGAIIVGAVLLQQRFSSHSRT
- a CDS encoding substrate-binding domain-containing protein translates to MSRITPRYLSAAALVSVTLLISGCLSNDPEEVESEDDGGAAAAVPAGENSEPGEDVVIGFSGPAAGHGWIGAITEGAQAQGDEFEDVDLRVSEGTDDVNQQISQIEQFINDEVDAIVVLPFDGAALTEIAIEAMEAGIPVVNVDREFSSPFAARTTILGDNYGMGVSAGEYICEQLGDDPDAVVAEIAGIDSLPLTQDRSDGFEEALSDCGLDVDNRVAADFTVAGGESAAANLLQAAPEIDAIWNHDDDQGVGVLAAIENAGRDEFFMVGGAGSANMMREIESGDSVVEATVVYPATQAADGVRLARLLAQDRAMGDLVQIEVPREIQLFAPVVTADNVDQYLPNAFES
- a CDS encoding Gfo/Idh/MocA family protein, whose protein sequence is MAERAKPRLGVAMIGHAFMGRTHSHAWRSAPRFFDLPLEPEMKVLVGRDQPRAEAAASTLGWAEVSTDWRAVLEREDVHLIDICTPGDTHAEIAEAALDAGKHVLVEKPMANSVAEAERMHAAAQRARPQGVHAMVGFTYRRVPALQLARELILEGRIGEVRQVRAQYLQDWLADDAVPLSWRLDKERAGSGALGDIGAHIVDLTYFLTGQRFAGVSGLLDTIVAERPVAEQAGAGLSNGVAGAERGPVTVDDAALVTGRLESGAPVILEASRFAWGRKNAMRIEISGSRGALCFDFEEMNVLHHYDATTSARTAGFTRILATEPDHPFVDAWWPPGHGLGYEHGFTHQIVDLVRAIAADEDPRPSFEDGLHVQRVLDAITRSSGAANQWTVVHEFERS
- a CDS encoding sugar phosphate isomerase/epimerase family protein, whose translation is MTRPVTLFTGQWADLPFEEVARLAGEWGYDGLEIACWGDHLDPARAAEDDAYVQNRLDIMEKNGLKVYTIANHLKGQAVCDDPIDARHRDILPDHIWGDGDAEGVRQRAAEELKLTARAAARLGVKTVTGFTGSAIWKYVAMFPPVSEELVEAGYRDFADRWNPILDVFDEVGVRFAHEVHPSEIAYDYWTTQRTLEAIGHREAFGLNWDPSHMVWQDLDPVGFLWDYQDRIYHVHCKDTKKRLNNGRNGRMGSHLAWADPRRGWDFISTGRGDVPWEDAFRMLNAIGYTGPLSVEWEDAGMDRLIGAPQALEFVRANAFDPSEAAFDAAFSSHS
- a CDS encoding APC family permease, whose protein sequence is MQGSALLVPVLAVAVIAAAALVNLVGNRWVERSATATAAIKIIGIAALAIAGLLAAGASSLGQLVSTSQSAAPEQGWMGFLAGITLCILAYKGFTTLTNQGVDLKAPKRNLGRSIVISIVLCTVLYLLITVAVTSSLSVSEIIEARDYALAEAAEPLFGSWGVGLTVLVAVVATVSGLIASLFAVSKLYDMLRDMGQVPGLPGRREHQSLFITAGLAIVMAALFDVSQIASFGAILYLCMDIAIHYGIVRHLKEEVDPKVWIPWVAIVLDVAVLVPFIILKGTSDPFTLVVTAVVALLIMVSQWIIVRRRSRHESAEDADRH